In the Bacillus solimangrovi genome, one interval contains:
- a CDS encoding PspC domain-containing protein codes for MKKLYRSQHNRKVAGVLGGLAQYINMDATLLRVLFIILMFATAIFPFVLGYIIAMLAIPKDPGYIEG; via the coding sequence GTGAAAAAATTATATCGTTCACAGCATAATCGTAAGGTAGCTGGGGTATTGGGGGGACTTGCACAGTATATAAATATGGATGCAACATTATTACGTGTATTATTTATAATTTTGATGTTTGCTACTGCAATTTTCCCATTTGTATTAGGTTATATTATTGCAATGTTAGCCATTCCTAAGGACCCAGGATATATAGAGGGATGA
- a CDS encoding phage holin family protein, whose translation MKWLIHLLVNSIVLIIVSNYLDSFYLEGIQAAILASVLLSILNVIVKPILVLLTLPVTVLSLGFFLFIINAFTLMIAQTLMGESFVIDGFGTAILAAIIISLLNLLIQKLVVERLIEK comes from the coding sequence ATGAAGTGGCTTATTCATTTACTCGTTAATAGCATCGTGCTTATTATCGTTTCAAACTATTTAGATTCATTTTATTTAGAAGGTATTCAAGCAGCAATACTGGCAAGTGTATTGCTCTCTATCTTAAATGTTATTGTCAAACCTATTTTAGTACTGCTTACTTTGCCAGTAACTGTGTTGTCACTAGGTTTTTTCCTCTTTATTATTAATGCATTTACACTTATGATTGCACAAACATTGATGGGAGAATCTTTTGTCATCGATGGTTTTGGTACAGCGATTCTTGCAGCAATAATAATTTCTTTATTGAACCTTTTGATACAAAAGCTTGTCGTTGAAAGGTTAATAGAAAAATGA
- the hprK gene encoding HPr(Ser) kinase/phosphatase → MAKVQTKDVIEKFKLELISGEEGINRPITTSDISRPGLEMAGYFAYYPAERLQLLGKTELSFLNGLNGLERKDRMERLCTDITPGIFISRELEIPPELIESSKRNDVPIMRSPYKTTRLSSLLTNYLEGKLAPTTAIHGVLVDVYGVGVLITGQSGVGKSETALELVKRGHRLVADDCVEIRQEDQSSLIGNSPDLIQHLLEIRGVGIINVMTLFGAGAVRNYKKISLVINLELWDQSKQYDRLGLEEEMMKIIDTNVPKLTVPVRPGRNLAVIIEVAAMNFRLKRMGVNAAEQFSNRLTDVIEDTEHDDF, encoded by the coding sequence ATGGCAAAAGTTCAGACGAAAGATGTTATTGAAAAGTTCAAGCTTGAGCTTATCAGTGGAGAGGAAGGGATTAACCGTCCGATTACGACGAGTGATATTTCTCGACCTGGCCTAGAAATGGCGGGGTATTTTGCATATTATCCAGCTGAGCGACTACAGTTATTAGGTAAGACAGAACTTTCATTCCTTAATGGATTAAATGGATTAGAGCGTAAGGATCGGATGGAACGTCTCTGTACGGATATTACACCAGGAATTTTTATTTCAAGAGAATTAGAAATTCCACCAGAATTAATTGAATCATCTAAGCGTAATGATGTGCCAATTATGCGTTCTCCTTATAAGACAACAAGGTTATCTAGTTTATTAACAAATTATTTAGAAGGTAAGTTAGCTCCAACAACAGCGATTCACGGTGTTCTGGTTGATGTGTATGGTGTAGGTGTACTGATTACGGGACAGAGTGGTGTTGGTAAGAGTGAAACAGCACTCGAGCTTGTGAAGCGTGGACATCGATTAGTCGCTGATGACTGTGTTGAAATTCGTCAAGAAGATCAATCTTCTTTAATTGGGAATTCTCCTGATTTAATTCAGCATCTTCTTGAGATACGTGGTGTAGGGATTATTAATGTGATGACGTTATTTGGCGCAGGTGCGGTTCGAAATTATAAGAAGATTTCCCTCGTTATAAATTTAGAGTTATGGGATCAGTCCAAGCAATATGACAGACTTGGTCTTGAAGAGGAAATGATGAAGATCATCGATACGAATGTACCAAAGCTTACAGTCCCTGTTCGTCCAGGTCGAAACTTGGCAGTTATTATTGAAGTAGCCGCTATGAACTTCCGTCTAAAACGTATGGGTGTTAATGCAGCAGAACAGTTCTCTAATCGATTGACAGATGTAATAGAAGATACTGAACATGATGATTTTTAA
- the lgt gene encoding prolipoprotein diacylglyceryl transferase — protein sequence MMEEIQQLDRVFLELGPLTIYWYGVIIAMGALLALSLATRESVRHGYPKEMITDIVLFAIPIAILSARLYYVIFSWDYYSQNPGDIIAIWKGGLAIHGGLIGALITGYIITKRKNYSFMHVADIAAPSIIIGQAIGRWGNFMNQEAFGGEVSRQFLESLFLPKFIINQMYINGAYHHPTFLYESIWNIIGFFVLISLRKVNLKRGEIFLSYVIWYSIGRFFIEGLRTDSLMLTESLRIAQVISIGLILAAIAIIVIRRMTGKVIKRYWDPIK from the coding sequence ATAATGGAAGAAATTCAGCAGTTAGATAGGGTCTTTTTGGAACTTGGACCACTAACAATTTATTGGTATGGCGTAATTATTGCAATGGGTGCTTTACTTGCACTTTCTTTGGCGACAAGGGAAAGTGTGCGACACGGTTATCCGAAAGAGATGATTACCGATATTGTATTATTTGCGATTCCGATCGCTATCCTTTCAGCTCGTCTATATTATGTGATTTTTTCATGGGACTATTATTCACAGAATCCGGGTGATATTATAGCGATTTGGAAGGGTGGATTGGCGATTCATGGCGGTCTGATTGGAGCTTTAATCACTGGTTATATTATAACGAAACGAAAGAATTACTCGTTTATGCATGTAGCTGATATTGCTGCACCGAGTATTATTATCGGACAAGCAATAGGACGTTGGGGAAACTTCATGAACCAAGAGGCATTTGGTGGAGAAGTATCACGACAGTTTCTTGAGAGTCTGTTTTTACCGAAGTTTATTATTAATCAAATGTATATCAATGGTGCATACCATCACCCGACGTTCCTATATGAATCGATTTGGAATATAATCGGCTTTTTCGTTCTTATTTCATTGCGTAAAGTTAACTTAAAACGTGGCGAGATTTTCTTAAGTTATGTGATTTGGTATTCAATTGGTCGATTCTTTATTGAAGGTTTGCGGACTGATAGTTTAATGTTAACGGAATCGTTACGAATTGCTCAAGTAATCTCAATTGGATTAATATTAGCTGCAATAGCGATCATTGTTATTCGAAGGATGACAGGAAAAGTTATTAAACGATATTGGGATCCGATTAAATAA
- a CDS encoding nucleoside recognition domain-containing protein: protein MQMVMRGVKAGLATTWTLGKVIFPITLIVSLLQYTPILLWIIEKVEPFMKWIGLSGDAAIPLVLGNFLNLYASIGAILTLDLTVKEVFILAVMLSFSHNLIIETTVAAKVGIKLWVIVIVRVGLALVSAFIINIVWNGGDQLAKYGMISSSEENVTGWANIILEAIEKAGLGVIQLAIIVIPLMVFIQVMKELSWLDVFSRWMSPFTRVLGMKENTTTTLAAGLVFGLAYGAGVMIQAVEEDGVEQKDLYLAFIFLVACHAVIEDTLIFIPLGIPVWPLLAIRLITAILLTAVVSFVWNRLQHSQRKEATYEG, encoded by the coding sequence ATGCAAATGGTCATGCGTGGGGTGAAGGCAGGGCTAGCGACAACATGGACATTAGGGAAAGTGATTTTTCCTATTACTTTGATTGTTTCATTGCTGCAATATACTCCTATTCTTTTGTGGATTATTGAAAAGGTTGAACCATTTATGAAGTGGATTGGACTATCAGGAGATGCGGCTATTCCGCTTGTACTAGGGAATTTCCTTAATTTATACGCATCGATTGGTGCAATCTTAACACTTGATTTAACAGTGAAAGAAGTGTTTATTTTAGCGGTTATGCTGTCTTTTTCTCATAACTTAATTATTGAGACCACTGTTGCGGCAAAGGTTGGTATTAAGTTATGGGTCATTGTTATTGTACGAGTCGGACTCGCATTGGTTTCAGCTTTCATAATTAATATCGTTTGGAATGGTGGAGATCAACTTGCAAAATACGGAATGATCTCATCAAGTGAAGAAAACGTAACAGGCTGGGCAAACATTATACTTGAAGCAATTGAGAAAGCAGGGCTCGGAGTTATTCAACTTGCTATAATTGTAATTCCGTTAATGGTCTTTATTCAAGTAATGAAGGAACTATCATGGCTGGATGTCTTTTCACGATGGATGTCTCCTTTTACAAGGGTACTAGGAATGAAAGAGAATACAACGACAACGTTAGCTGCAGGTCTAGTATTTGGGCTTGCATACGGTGCGGGTGTAATGATCCAAGCAGTTGAAGAAGATGGTGTTGAGCAGAAGGATTTGTATTTGGCTTTTATCTTTTTAGTCGCATGTCATGCCGTTATAGAAGACACGCTTATCTTTATCCCTTTAGGAATTCCAGTGTGGCCACTCTTAGCTATCCGACTCATAACAGCAATATTATTAACAGCAGTTGTCTCGTTTGTATGGAATAGATTGCAACATTCGCAAAGGAAGGAAGCGACATATGAAGGTTGA
- the ppaX gene encoding pyrophosphatase PpaX — protein MKVDTLLFDLDGTLIDTNKLIILSFVHTLEKYFPGQYKEDDVLKFMGPPLEESFQELNPNKLDEMVQTYRTFNHEKHDELVTAFDGVVDTIKTLHERGYKLGIVTTKIRPTVEMGLKLTGLDAYFDVVVTLDDVTHAKPDPEPVNLALSQLGSNVESAMMIGDNSHDIEAGKNANVLTAGVAWAVKGREYLESYHPDYMLEHPSDLLSIVGDET, from the coding sequence ATGAAGGTTGATACACTTTTATTTGATTTAGATGGCACTTTAATTGATACTAATAAATTGATTATTTTATCTTTCGTGCACACATTAGAAAAATATTTTCCGGGTCAATATAAGGAAGACGATGTTCTGAAATTTATGGGACCACCATTAGAAGAAAGCTTTCAAGAGTTGAACCCAAATAAATTAGATGAAATGGTTCAAACATATCGAACATTCAATCATGAGAAGCATGATGAGCTTGTCACGGCATTTGATGGTGTAGTAGATACGATAAAAACATTACACGAACGTGGCTATAAGTTAGGTATTGTTACAACTAAGATACGTCCTACCGTTGAAATGGGTCTGAAACTAACAGGACTTGATGCTTATTTTGATGTTGTTGTCACACTAGATGATGTTACACATGCAAAACCAGATCCTGAACCAGTGAATCTTGCGTTATCACAGCTTGGATCAAATGTTGAAAGTGCAATGATGATCGGTGACAATTCACATGATATTGAAGCAGGAAAGAATGCAAATGTCTTAACAGCAGGAGTAGCTTGGGCAGTTAAAGGACGTGAATACTTAGAAAGCTACCATCCAGATTATATGCTTGAACATCCGTCTGACTTATTATCGATTGTTGGAGATGAAACATAG
- a CDS encoding acyltransferase — protein MRRTTRYPVEGANSLWQVYKTVSFFKVFKNVLVILIARYTPFFGMKNWLYRTLLRMEVGERTAFAFQVVPDIMFPEMIKVGKNSVIGYNTTILAHEYLINEYRLGEVEIGDEVMIGANSTILPGVKIGEGAVVSAGTLVHRDVPAGALAGGNPMRIIYTKEEREARERKD, from the coding sequence GTGAGAAGAACGACTCGTTATCCTGTTGAAGGAGCAAATTCACTTTGGCAAGTGTATAAAACGGTCTCGTTTTTTAAAGTGTTCAAAAATGTCTTAGTCATACTCATTGCCAGATACACGCCTTTTTTTGGAATGAAAAATTGGTTATATCGTACGCTCTTACGAATGGAAGTTGGTGAAAGGACTGCATTTGCCTTTCAAGTTGTCCCAGATATTATGTTTCCAGAGATGATTAAAGTGGGAAAGAACTCAGTCATTGGGTACAATACAACGATATTGGCACACGAGTATCTAATCAATGAATATCGGTTAGGTGAGGTTGAAATTGGAGATGAAGTAATGATAGGAGCCAATTCAACGATCTTACCAGGTGTAAAAATTGGTGAAGGCGCTGTTGTATCGGCAGGAACACTTGTCCATCGAGATGTTCCAGCAGGAGCATTAGCTGGTGGTAATCCAATGCGAATTATTTATACAAAGGAAGAACGGGAAGCGCGTGAACGAAAAGACTAA
- a CDS encoding ATP phosphoribosyltransferase regulatory subunit: MFEKPLGMRDTLPSLFEMKRTVRREMEQEIERWGYEQIETPTLEYYETVGAASAILDQQLFKLLDQQGHTLVLRPDMTAPIARIAASRLKEQGLPLRLAYDTNVFRSQQREGGRPAEFEQVGVELIGDSTSSADAEVIALMIHTLKHAGLDQFTVALGHIGFVRALFVEILGNEERAALLKRYLYEKNYVGYREHVKGLPLSSIDKQLLLQLLKLRGGKGTFAQARELTKNTKALEALAELEELWETLEAYGVTEFVKIDLNLVSHMSYYTGILFEGYAQKLGFLLCNGGRYDQLLNKFDCPAPATGFGIRLDRLVEALEKTEVSAPIKLILFSEERKQDALRLALENRTEGQRVVMQDIAGVEQVDALTKRYQEVIYCIGAAGKENEG, translated from the coding sequence ATGTTTGAAAAACCGCTTGGTATGAGGGATACATTGCCATCATTATTTGAAATGAAGCGAACGGTTCGAAGGGAAATGGAACAAGAAATCGAAAGATGGGGTTATGAACAGATTGAAACCCCTACATTAGAATATTATGAAACGGTTGGAGCAGCTTCGGCTATATTAGATCAGCAGTTGTTTAAGTTATTAGATCAACAAGGACATACATTAGTGCTTCGTCCAGATATGACAGCACCTATTGCAAGAATAGCTGCATCACGTTTGAAGGAGCAAGGTTTGCCACTTAGACTTGCTTACGATACAAATGTTTTCCGATCACAACAACGTGAAGGAGGGCGACCTGCAGAATTCGAGCAGGTTGGAGTTGAGTTAATAGGTGATAGTACGAGTAGTGCTGATGCAGAAGTAATAGCATTAATGATTCATACATTAAAACATGCTGGGCTTGATCAGTTTACAGTTGCTCTCGGTCATATTGGATTTGTGAGAGCGTTATTTGTAGAGATATTGGGTAATGAAGAGAGAGCAGCATTACTTAAACGTTATTTATATGAGAAGAATTATGTCGGTTATCGAGAACATGTCAAAGGCTTGCCGTTATCTTCAATTGATAAACAATTATTGCTTCAATTACTTAAGTTACGAGGAGGTAAGGGAACCTTTGCTCAAGCACGTGAGCTTACAAAGAATACGAAAGCACTTGAAGCGTTAGCTGAATTAGAAGAGTTATGGGAAACGTTAGAAGCTTATGGAGTTACTGAGTTTGTGAAAATCGACTTAAATCTTGTTAGTCACATGAGTTATTATACTGGAATTTTGTTTGAAGGTTATGCGCAAAAGTTAGGTTTCTTATTATGTAACGGTGGACGTTATGATCAATTGTTGAATAAGTTTGACTGCCCTGCTCCCGCAACAGGGTTTGGAATTCGCCTTGATCGTCTTGTAGAAGCGTTAGAGAAGACTGAAGTAAGTGCTCCTATTAAGTTAATCTTATTTAGTGAAGAACGGAAACAAGACGCCTTAAGGCTTGCCCTCGAGAATCGAACAGAAGGACAGCGAGTTGTGATGCAAGATATTGCTGGGGTTGAACAAGTTGATGCATTAACAAAACGTTATCAAGAGGTCATCTATTGTATCGGTGCTGCTGGAAAGGAGAATGAAGGATGA
- the hisG gene encoding ATP phosphoribosyltransferase has protein sequence MRDVLTIAMPKGRIFEEAAQLLREAGYELPPEFDDSRKLIIEVERESLRFILAKPMDVPTYVEHGVADLGIAGKDTMLEEERDVYEVLDLHISDCYLAVAGLPYPDVNDVAPKVATKYPAVASKYFREQGEQVEIIKLNGSIELAPLIGLADRIVDIVSTGRTLRENGLVELEHIQAITSRLIVNPVSYRLKDKRIDEMVERLSLVVGGTSDD, from the coding sequence ATGAGAGATGTGTTAACGATCGCCATGCCTAAGGGAAGAATATTTGAAGAAGCAGCACAATTGTTGCGTGAAGCTGGTTATGAATTACCACCTGAATTTGATGATTCCCGTAAGTTAATTATTGAAGTTGAACGAGAATCACTGCGTTTCATTCTTGCAAAACCGATGGATGTTCCGACTTATGTTGAACATGGTGTTGCTGATCTAGGTATTGCGGGCAAAGATACAATGCTTGAGGAAGAAAGAGACGTGTATGAGGTATTGGATTTGCATATTAGTGACTGTTATTTGGCGGTCGCGGGATTGCCTTACCCAGATGTTAATGATGTAGCACCTAAGGTAGCGACGAAGTATCCTGCGGTAGCATCAAAGTATTTCCGTGAACAAGGAGAGCAAGTGGAAATTATTAAATTGAATGGTTCAATTGAGCTTGCTCCTCTAATTGGTTTAGCTGATCGAATTGTTGATATTGTCTCAACAGGACGCACATTAAGAGAGAATGGACTTGTAGAGCTTGAACATATTCAGGCAATTACTTCTCGTTTAATTGTTAATCCAGTTAGTTACCGTTTAAAAGATAAGCGTATAGATGAGATGGTGGAACGTCTATCGCTCGTAGTGGGAGGAACGTCAGATGATTAA
- the hisD gene encoding histidinol dehydrogenase encodes MKIVSVSGNISLQRDIDSGSEEQRKVVLNIIDDVKENRDKALFQYTEKFDHVQLESLLISDEEIKEAYREIDNEIILYIREAADNIRDYHQRQVKQSWMTTDQDGTILGQKITPLDSAGVYVPGGTAAYPSSVLMNVIPAQVAGVQRIAMVSPPQQDGRLPAGVLVAANELGIHEIYKVGGAQAIAALAYGTETITRVDKITGPGNIYVALAKREVFGVVDIDMIAGPSEIVVLADETAKASYVAADLLSQAEHDARASSVLVTPSKLLAEQTALEITNQLEALPRKEIAEASIRDYGAIYVTETLDEAIETVNQLAPEHLEIMTEQPYEIIGKIRHAGSIFLGENSSEPVGDYFAGPNHILPTNGTARFSSPLNVDDFTKKSSIISYSAQSIQMNGSKIAALARLEGLEAHAKSVEQRLGERK; translated from the coding sequence ATTAAAATTGTTTCGGTTAGCGGTAATATTTCACTTCAACGAGATATTGATAGTGGTTCAGAAGAACAAAGGAAAGTAGTGCTTAATATCATAGATGATGTTAAAGAGAACCGTGACAAGGCGTTGTTTCAATATACAGAGAAGTTTGATCATGTTCAATTAGAGAGCTTACTCATTTCAGATGAAGAAATCAAAGAAGCGTATCGAGAAATAGATAATGAGATTATATTGTACATACGTGAAGCAGCAGATAACATTCGTGACTATCACCAACGACAGGTGAAGCAATCATGGATGACAACAGATCAAGATGGAACAATTCTAGGACAAAAGATAACACCACTAGATTCTGCTGGTGTATATGTACCTGGTGGGACTGCTGCTTATCCTTCGTCTGTACTAATGAATGTGATTCCCGCTCAAGTAGCAGGGGTTCAGCGTATTGCAATGGTTTCACCACCTCAGCAAGATGGTCGGTTACCAGCTGGTGTTCTTGTTGCGGCAAATGAACTTGGAATTCATGAAATCTATAAGGTTGGAGGAGCACAAGCAATTGCCGCGTTAGCATATGGTACGGAAACGATTACGAGAGTAGATAAGATTACGGGTCCGGGTAATATATATGTGGCACTTGCGAAGCGTGAAGTATTTGGAGTTGTAGATATTGATATGATTGCTGGACCGAGTGAGATTGTTGTTTTAGCAGACGAAACTGCAAAGGCTTCATATGTCGCAGCTGATTTATTATCACAAGCTGAACATGATGCTCGAGCATCGAGTGTGTTAGTGACACCTTCTAAGTTATTAGCAGAACAGACAGCGTTAGAAATTACTAATCAATTAGAAGCATTGCCTCGAAAAGAAATTGCAGAAGCTTCAATTCGTGATTATGGGGCTATTTATGTGACTGAAACATTAGATGAAGCGATTGAGACTGTCAACCAGTTAGCACCAGAGCATTTAGAAATTATGACAGAACAACCGTATGAAATTATCGGAAAGATACGTCATGCGGGATCAATCTTCCTTGGAGAAAATAGCTCCGAACCTGTTGGTGATTATTTTGCGGGACCTAATCATATTTTGCCAACGAACGGAACAGCGCGTTTTTCAAGTCCATTAAATGTTGATGACTTTACGAAGAAATCGAGCATCATCTCATATAGTGCTCAAAGTATACAAATGAACGGTTCGAAAATTGCTGCATTAGCTCGTCTTGAAGGATTAGAGGCGCATGCAAAAAGCGTAGAACAACGACTGGGGGAGAGAAAATGA
- the hisB gene encoding imidazoleglycerol-phosphate dehydratase HisB, protein MNEQRQAIIDRKTNETDISLSFNVDGNGDADLNTGVPFLTHMLDLFTKHGHFDLNLKADGDTEIDDHHTTEDIGICLGQALREALGDKKGIKRYGNAFVPMDEALAQVVVDLSNRPHLEFRAEFPSGRVGSFDTELVHEFLWKLALEARINLHVIVHYGHNTHHMIEGVFKALGRALDEATQIDPRVKGVPSTKGML, encoded by the coding sequence ATGAACGAACAACGCCAAGCAATCATAGATCGTAAAACAAATGAAACAGATATTTCACTCTCATTTAATGTGGATGGAAATGGTGATGCGGATTTGAACACAGGTGTTCCATTCCTAACACATATGCTTGATTTATTTACAAAGCATGGTCATTTTGATTTGAATTTGAAGGCGGATGGCGATACAGAAATTGATGATCATCATACCACAGAAGATATCGGTATTTGTCTCGGTCAAGCATTAAGAGAGGCGTTAGGAGATAAGAAGGGCATTAAGCGTTACGGTAATGCATTTGTTCCAATGGATGAAGCACTAGCTCAAGTTGTTGTCGATTTAAGTAATCGCCCACATTTAGAATTCAGGGCTGAATTTCCAAGTGGTCGTGTAGGTTCATTTGATACTGAGCTTGTTCATGAATTTTTGTGGAAGCTTGCCCTTGAAGCTCGTATTAACCTTCATGTTATCGTTCATTATGGTCACAATACACATCATATGATTGAAGGAGTATTCAAAGCACTTGGACGAGCGTTAGATGAAGCAACTCAAATCGATCCTCGTGTGAAAGGCGTGCCTTCAACGAAAGGGATGTTGTAA
- the hisH gene encoding imidazole glycerol phosphate synthase subunit HisH: MIGIIDYGMGNLYSVSKALERLDYDYVLTDNIEKLKEAKGLILPGVGSFRDAMSILRETKLAQYIEAEVESGKPLLGICLGMQLLFEESEENGVTEGLSFLKGRAVRFAGVTDEGKRYKVPHMGWNKLEFHHENHPLLDDVAQDHVYFVHSYFIDQTNKDVVLASSTYDVDVPAVVGKGNVFGTQFHPEKSSEIGMSILKNFAAIVEGEKS; encoded by the coding sequence ATGATTGGAATTATTGACTATGGCATGGGCAACTTATATAGCGTCAGTAAGGCATTAGAACGATTAGATTATGATTATGTGTTAACGGATAACATAGAGAAATTAAAAGAAGCAAAAGGTTTGATTTTACCTGGTGTTGGTTCATTTCGAGATGCAATGAGTATCTTGCGAGAAACGAAGCTTGCTCAGTATATTGAAGCAGAAGTTGAGAGTGGGAAACCACTATTAGGGATATGTTTAGGTATGCAATTATTATTTGAAGAAAGTGAAGAAAATGGTGTAACAGAAGGTTTGTCATTTTTGAAAGGACGAGCAGTTCGATTTGCAGGTGTAACGGATGAAGGAAAGCGTTATAAAGTACCTCATATGGGTTGGAATAAGCTTGAGTTTCATCATGAAAATCACCCGCTATTAGACGATGTTGCCCAAGATCATGTTTATTTCGTTCATTCTTATTTTATTGATCAAACAAATAAAGATGTTGTCCTTGCCAGCAGTACTTATGATGTTGATGTGCCAGCCGTAGTAGGGAAAGGAAATGTATTTGGAACACAGTTTCACCCAGAGAAAAGTAGTGAAATTGGTATGTCGATCTTAAAAAACTTTGCAGCAATTGTAGAAGGGGAGAAATCATAA
- the hisA gene encoding 1-(5-phosphoribosyl)-5-[(5-phosphoribosylamino)methylideneamino]imidazole-4-carboxamide isomerase, producing MNKFTIYPAIDMRGGKCVRLLQGDYNAETVYGDSPFDMAEAFVEQGAQWIHMVDLDGAKEGKRVNHEQVIRVAKELDVKVQIGGGIRTVEDVESYLNHGVDRVILGSAAISNPEFVREMLQKYGNKIAIGIDAKDGYVATEGWLNTSVVRAVELGKELASAGAEVFIFTDISKDGMMSGPNIEAIAEMAKETEKEVIASGGVSSLHDISRLVQYEQASIGGAIIGKALYEKRFTVSDALAEVNKP from the coding sequence ATGAACAAGTTCACGATCTATCCTGCAATCGATATGCGCGGTGGCAAGTGTGTACGCTTGTTGCAAGGAGATTATAATGCAGAAACGGTATATGGAGACTCACCATTTGATATGGCTGAAGCTTTTGTTGAGCAGGGAGCACAGTGGATTCATATGGTTGATTTAGATGGGGCTAAAGAAGGAAAGCGCGTGAATCATGAGCAAGTCATTCGAGTAGCGAAGGAATTAGATGTAAAAGTACAAATTGGTGGAGGTATCCGAACGGTTGAAGATGTTGAAAGTTATCTCAATCACGGTGTCGACCGAGTTATCTTAGGAAGTGCCGCTATATCTAATCCTGAATTTGTACGTGAAATGCTACAGAAATATGGAAATAAGATTGCAATCGGAATTGATGCCAAGGATGGTTATGTAGCAACAGAAGGATGGTTAAATACATCCGTTGTTAGAGCAGTTGAACTTGGGAAAGAGCTTGCATCAGCTGGAGCAGAAGTGTTTATATTCACTGATATTTCTAAAGACGGAATGATGTCAGGTCCCAATATCGAGGCAATAGCTGAAATGGCGAAAGAAACTGAAAAAGAAGTGATTGCTTCAGGTGGTGTCAGTTCATTACATGATATTAGTCGACTTGTACAATATGAACAAGCCTCGATTGGTGGAGCGATAATTGGAAAAGCACTATATGAGAAACGGTTTACGGTAAGTGACGCACTTGCTGAGGTGAATAAACCATGA
- the hisF gene encoding imidazole glycerol phosphate synthase subunit HisF, with protein MITKRIIPCLDVKEGRVVKGIQFVELRDAGDPVELAEFYDQERADELVFLDISASHEGRETMVDVVEQVAAKLAIPFTVGGGINTLEDMKRILRAGADKVSVNTAAVNRPELITEGADYFGSQCIVTAIDAKFDETTKSWRVYTHGGRTPTQWDAVEWAQEAVKRGTGEILLTSMDKDGEKTGFDVELTKTISRAVSVPVIASGGAGNAAHFVEAFDIGEADAALAASIFHYKETSVQAVKDHLKEQGVNVR; from the coding sequence ATGATAACAAAGCGAATTATACCGTGCCTCGATGTAAAAGAAGGGCGAGTTGTCAAAGGTATTCAGTTTGTTGAATTACGTGATGCGGGTGACCCTGTTGAGTTGGCGGAATTTTATGATCAAGAGCGTGCAGATGAGCTTGTTTTCTTAGATATCTCTGCTTCACATGAAGGGCGCGAAACGATGGTTGATGTTGTAGAACAAGTTGCAGCAAAGCTTGCTATCCCATTTACAGTTGGTGGGGGTATTAATACGTTAGAAGATATGAAACGTATATTACGAGCTGGAGCCGATAAGGTGTCCGTTAATACAGCAGCAGTTAATCGTCCAGAATTAATTACCGAAGGTGCAGATTATTTCGGTTCTCAATGCATCGTTACTGCAATTGATGCGAAATTTGACGAAACGACAAAGTCATGGCGTGTATATACTCATGGTGGAAGGACACCTACACAATGGGATGCAGTTGAATGGGCACAAGAAGCGGTAAAGCGTGGTACTGGTGAAATTTTGTTAACGTCGATGGATAAGGATGGAGAAAAAACAGGCTTTGATGTGGAGTTAACGAAAACGATTAGTCGTGCTGTTTCAGTACCTGTTATTGCATCAGGTGGAGCAGGAAATGCAGCGCACTTTGTTGAAGCATTCGATATAGGAGAAGCAGATGCAGCATTAGCAGCATCTATCTTTCACTATAAAGAAACATCTGTACAAGCAGTGAAAGACCATTTAAAAGAACAGGGTGTGAATGTTCGATGA